One Streptomyces sp. V4I8 genomic window carries:
- a CDS encoding glycoside hydrolase family 6 protein: MVVAASVVVAVGTATGMISALDDRGRSDEARQPEVTRSPSLESLPLVPSPSPSATKSPSPTPASPAPEKKAGPASPTPSPTRTERKQQSAVVSARLYRHPDSQVLEWVRGHSGDPRHAVIEARIAAQPAAVWFADFTPDTITARVRAVTSGGSALGRVPVVVPYAIPDRDCGGHSQGGAPDLDAYDAWIDRFAAGLGSGDVIVILEPDSVAQAECLSATERADRFASLARAGRALKAANPKARVYYDAGHSGWNPPGKQARWLRQAGAASTASSDGVFSNVSNFHATTDEIAYDRQVLDALGGPAGLGAVIDTSRNGAGAPADGEWCDPAGRKLGRAPTLSTGEARIDGYLWVKLPGESDGCKGRPGTFTASYAYDLAR, from the coding sequence ATGGTCGTGGCGGCCTCCGTCGTGGTCGCCGTCGGCACCGCGACCGGCATGATCTCCGCACTCGACGACAGAGGGCGCTCCGACGAGGCCAGGCAGCCCGAGGTGACGCGCTCACCGAGCCTGGAGTCCCTGCCGCTCGTGCCCTCGCCCTCCCCGTCGGCCACGAAGTCCCCGTCCCCGACGCCCGCTTCACCGGCTCCGGAGAAGAAGGCCGGCCCGGCGAGTCCTACGCCCTCACCGACCAGGACCGAGCGGAAGCAGCAGTCGGCCGTGGTGTCCGCGCGCCTCTACCGCCACCCCGACTCCCAGGTACTGGAGTGGGTCCGCGGCCACTCCGGCGACCCGCGGCACGCCGTCATCGAGGCCCGTATCGCCGCCCAGCCCGCCGCTGTCTGGTTCGCCGACTTCACGCCGGACACCATCACCGCCCGGGTCCGCGCGGTCACTTCGGGCGGGTCGGCGCTGGGGCGGGTGCCGGTGGTCGTGCCGTACGCGATCCCGGACCGTGACTGCGGCGGGCACTCCCAGGGCGGAGCGCCCGACCTCGACGCGTACGACGCCTGGATCGACAGGTTCGCCGCCGGGCTCGGCTCCGGCGACGTCATCGTGATCCTGGAGCCCGACTCCGTCGCCCAGGCCGAGTGCCTCTCCGCCACCGAACGCGCCGACCGCTTCGCCTCGTTGGCCCGCGCGGGCCGCGCCCTCAAGGCGGCGAACCCGAAGGCGCGCGTCTACTACGACGCCGGGCACTCCGGCTGGAACCCACCGGGCAAGCAGGCGCGGTGGCTGCGGCAGGCCGGCGCCGCCTCGACCGCGTCCTCCGACGGCGTCTTCAGCAACGTCTCCAACTTCCACGCCACGACCGACGAGATCGCCTACGACCGGCAGGTCCTCGACGCCCTCGGCGGCCCCGCCGGCCTCGGTGCCGTCATCGACACCAGCCGCAACGGCGCCGGGGCCCCGGCCGACGGAGAGTGGTGCGACCCCGCCGGCCGCAAGCTGGGCCGGGCGCCCACCCTCAGCACGGGGGAGGCGCGGATCGACGGCTACCTGTGGGTGAAGCTGCCGGGGGAGTCCGACGGGTGCAAGGGGCGGCCGGGGACCTTCACGGCGTCCTA
- a CDS encoding DUF5995 family protein has translation MAQCEQFTTPVDAVISRMRALHATLPERDGVAVFNRVYLTVTEAVDRHIDGGRFADARAAITLDVRFAERYLAAVERAEDERRPPACWRPLFQMRRHPGVRPLQFALAGINAHIGHDLALAVVDACRSLDCEPVELEDEFDRVGDLLVSLEERIREELMPGPDLLQITDPLTHLLGSWSLERARDATWSAARALWALRRLPDVAEEFTERLDAAVGFAGRMLLTPLPD, from the coding sequence ATGGCGCAATGCGAACAATTCACCACACCCGTGGACGCCGTCATCTCCCGTATGCGCGCCCTCCACGCGACCTTGCCCGAACGCGACGGAGTGGCGGTCTTCAACCGCGTCTACCTCACCGTCACGGAGGCGGTGGACCGGCACATCGACGGCGGCCGGTTCGCCGACGCGCGGGCGGCGATCACGCTGGACGTGCGGTTCGCGGAGCGCTATCTCGCGGCGGTGGAGAGAGCCGAGGACGAGCGGCGCCCGCCCGCCTGCTGGCGACCCCTGTTCCAGATGCGCCGGCATCCCGGCGTACGTCCGTTGCAGTTCGCGCTCGCGGGCATCAACGCGCACATCGGCCACGATCTGGCGCTCGCCGTGGTGGACGCCTGTCGTAGCCTCGACTGCGAACCCGTCGAGCTGGAGGACGAGTTCGACCGGGTGGGTGATCTCCTCGTCTCGCTGGAGGAGCGCATCCGCGAAGAGCTGATGCCGGGCCCCGACCTGCTCCAGATCACCGACCCGCTCACCCATCTGCTCGGTTCCTGGAGCCTGGAGCGGGCCCGGGACGCCACCTGGTCGGCGGCGCGGGCACTGTGGGCGCTGCGCCGACTGCCGGACGTCGCCGAGGAGTTCACCGAGCGGCTGGACGCGGCGGTGGGGTTCGCGGGACGCATGCTGCTCACGCCGCTGCCGGACTGA
- a CDS encoding flavin monoamine oxidase family protein → MTSTVPNAVQHADEQQPPITMFGPDFPYAYDDFLAHPAGLGQIPATEHGAEVAVIGGGLSGIVAAYELMKMGLKPVVYEADEIGGRLRTVGFEGCDPALTAEMGAMRFPPSSTALQHYIDLVGLQTQPFPNPLAEATPSTVVDLKGESHYAETIEDLPQVYRDVAEAWNKCLEEGADFSDMNRAMRERDVPRIREIWAKLVEKLDNQTFYGFLCDSEAFKSFRHREIFGQVGFGTGGWDTDFPNSILEILRVVYSEADDHHRGIVGGSQQLPLRLWEREPEKIVHWSHGTSLAKLHENGEPRPAVTRLHRTAGNRITVTDANGDIRTFQAAVFTAQSWMLLSKIACDDSLFPIDHWTAIERTHYMESSKLFVPVDRPFWLDKDEETGRDVMSMTLTDRMTRGTYLLDDGPDRPAVICLSYTWCDDSLKWLPLSANERMEVMLKSLGEIYPKVDIRKHIIGNPVTVSWENEPYFMGAFKANLPGHYRYQRRLFTHFMQDRLPADKRGIFLAGDDISWTAGWAEGAVQTALNAVWGVMHHFGGATDATNPGPGDVYDEIAPVELPED, encoded by the coding sequence ATGACGTCCACGGTGCCCAACGCCGTCCAGCACGCCGACGAGCAGCAGCCGCCGATCACCATGTTCGGCCCGGACTTCCCGTACGCGTACGACGACTTCCTCGCCCACCCGGCGGGGCTCGGCCAGATACCGGCGACCGAGCACGGCGCCGAGGTCGCGGTCATCGGCGGCGGGCTGTCCGGCATCGTGGCCGCGTACGAGCTGATGAAGATGGGCCTCAAGCCCGTCGTCTACGAGGCGGACGAGATCGGCGGCCGGCTGCGGACCGTCGGCTTCGAGGGCTGCGACCCGGCCCTGACCGCCGAGATGGGCGCGATGCGCTTCCCGCCGTCCTCCACGGCCCTCCAGCACTACATCGACCTGGTGGGCCTCCAGACCCAGCCCTTCCCGAACCCGCTCGCCGAGGCCACCCCGTCGACCGTCGTCGACCTCAAGGGCGAGTCGCACTACGCCGAGACGATCGAGGACCTGCCGCAGGTCTACCGCGATGTCGCCGAGGCCTGGAACAAGTGCCTCGAAGAGGGCGCCGACTTCTCCGACATGAACCGGGCGATGCGCGAGCGGGACGTGCCGCGCATCCGCGAGATCTGGGCCAAGCTCGTCGAGAAGCTCGACAACCAGACCTTCTACGGCTTCCTCTGCGACTCCGAGGCCTTCAAGTCCTTCCGGCACCGCGAGATCTTCGGCCAGGTCGGGTTCGGTACCGGCGGCTGGGACACCGACTTCCCGAACTCCATCCTGGAGATCCTGCGCGTCGTCTACTCCGAGGCCGACGACCACCACCGCGGCATCGTCGGCGGCTCCCAGCAGCTGCCGCTGCGCCTGTGGGAGCGCGAGCCGGAGAAGATCGTCCACTGGTCCCACGGCACCTCGCTCGCCAAGCTCCACGAGAACGGCGAGCCCCGCCCGGCCGTGACCCGGCTGCACCGCACCGCGGGCAACCGGATCACCGTGACCGACGCGAACGGCGACATCCGTACGTTCCAGGCGGCCGTCTTCACCGCCCAGTCCTGGATGCTGCTGTCGAAGATCGCCTGCGACGACTCGCTCTTCCCGATCGACCACTGGACGGCCATCGAGCGGACCCACTACATGGAGAGCTCCAAGCTCTTCGTGCCCGTCGACCGGCCCTTCTGGCTCGACAAGGACGAGGAGACCGGCCGGGACGTCATGTCGATGACGCTCACCGACCGTATGACGCGCGGCACCTATCTGCTGGACGACGGTCCGGACAGGCCCGCCGTCATCTGCCTCTCCTACACCTGGTGCGACGACAGCCTGAAGTGGCTGCCGCTGTCCGCGAACGAGCGGATGGAGGTCATGCTGAAGTCGCTCGGCGAGATCTACCCGAAGGTCGACATCCGCAAGCACATCATCGGCAACCCGGTGACGGTGTCGTGGGAGAACGAGCCGTACTTCATGGGCGCGTTCAAGGCCAACCTCCCCGGCCACTACCGCTACCAGCGGCGCCTGTTCACGCACTTCATGCAGGACCGGCTGCCCGCGGACAAGCGGGGCATCTTCCTCGCCGGTGACGACATCTCCTGGACGGCCGGCTGGGCCGAGGGTGCCGTGCAGACCGCGCTGAACGCGGTCTGGGGCGTCATGCACCACTTCGGCGGGGCGACCGACGCGACCAACCCCGGGCCGGGCGACGTGTACGACGAGATCGCTCCGGTCGAACTGCCGGAGGACTGA